ACTCGCCCAGCCGCCAGACGCCGCCCGTCGGGGGCCCCTCGTCGCTGTCGAGACCGGCCAGCGGCCTCTCGAACCCGGCGGCGCCATCGTACAACGACTACCGGCCGAGCTCTGGCGACCAGTCCAACGGCCGCAACCACGTCGTGATCAAGGTCGGCATGGTGGGCGATGCGCAGATTGGCAAGACGTCGCTCATGGTCAAGTACGTCGAGGGCAGCTGGGACGAGGACTACATCCAGACGCTGGGCGTCAACTTCATGGAGAAGACCATTTCCATCCGCAACACCGAAATCACCTTTTCCATCTGGGACCTGGGCGGCCAGCGCGAGTTTGTCAACATGCTGCCGCTGGTGTGCAAcgacgccgtcgccatcctcTTCATGTTTGACCTGACGCGCAAGAGCACGctcaacagcatcaaggaGTGGTATCGCCAGGGGCGCGGATTCAACAAGACGGCTATCCCCGTCTTGGTCGGCACCAAGTACGACCACTTTGTCAACTTTCCCATCCAGGACCAGGAGGAGATTTCCAATCAGGTAAGCAGCATTGATGCCACTGTATCCGATGGAGTTACTAACTTTACTCAGGCGAGACGGTTTGCCAAGGCCATGCGCGCATCATTAATCTTTTCAAGTACAAGCCACAGTATCAACGTACAAAAGGTTGGCTGCACTCTTCATACGCAATACGCTGCACTGCAGTAACTAACGAATTCTAGATTTTCAAAATTGTTCTTTCAAAAGCGTTCGATCTCAAATGCACCATTCCCGAAATCGAAAATGTCGGCGAGCCCTTGTTATTATATCAGTCTGTCTGATCCAATTCATCATTCCGCGGCGCTTCTTTCCGAATGCTCAACTTgacccttctttttttcccacacCCGACCACTTGTTTTATGATATCAGCATTAAATCATTAAATTGCTGCACACACTATAGCTCGCATAGTTCGCGACATATCACACTATTACGCACTTTCAGACCAGCGACGCAGACGATCGCATCATCACTTTTGAGCATAAAGAAACACGCATctccaaagagaagaggcggTGAAATACAAATTGTGTACTTTTAGCATGCCCTTGCAAAAGAGTGCCTTTACAATCTTTCCCAGTTGCCCACCACCTGC
This portion of the Trichoderma atroviride chromosome 6, complete sequence genome encodes:
- a CDS encoding uncharacterized protein (BUSCO:EOG092D3YIQ), with product MDFSQQQDFLPSHDADMSMSQGPDDAMGGFDGASDAAHSNGYHHQQTPSLDSLSGSVRHDEDSPSRQTPPVGGPSSLSRPASGLSNPAAPSYNDYRPSSGDQSNGRNHVVIKVGMVGDAQIGKTSLMVKYVEGSWDEDYIQTLGVNFMEKTISIRNTEITFSIWDLGGQREFVNMLPLVCNDAVAILFMFDLTRKSTLNSIKEWYRQGRGFNKTAIPVLVGTKYDHFVNFPIQDQEEISNQARRFAKAMRASLIFSSTSHSINVQKIFKIVLSKAFDLKCTIPEIENVGEPLLLYQSV